The following coding sequences lie in one Lolium perenne isolate Kyuss_39 chromosome 2, Kyuss_2.0, whole genome shotgun sequence genomic window:
- the LOC127333146 gene encoding mixed-linked glucan synthase 2 yields MAAAVTRRANALRIDTPDGYAVADVESGRGASAAADSPPAKRTKDDVWVAADEGEMPGNVSGDGARPLLFRTMKVKASILHPYRFLILVRLIAVVAFFGWRVKHTNHDGVWLWTTSMVADTWFALSWILNQLPKLNPIKRVPDMAALAHLYGSSGDANLPGIDVFVTTVDPVDEPILYTVNTILSILATDYPVDRYACYLSDDGGTLVHYEAMVEVASFAELWVPFCRKHCVEPRSPENYFGMKTQPCVGGNAGEFMRDHRRVRREYEEFKVRIDSLSSTIRKRSDAYNKGDGLRATWMADGTQWPGTWIEQADNHRRGQHAGIVQVILTHPSCKTQLGSPASTRNPFDFSNVDTRLPMLVYISREKRPGYNHQKKAGAMNAMLRVSALLSNAPFIINFDCDHYINNSQAFRVPMCFMLDPRDGQNTAFVQFPQRFDDVDPTDRYANHNRVFFDGTMLCLNGIQGPSYLGTGTMFRRVALYGMEPPRYRAENIKLLGMAGNKFGNSIPLVNSMPDAAVQERSITPVLVDEQLSNDLATLMTCAYDERSSWGRDVGWVYDIATEDVATGFRMHRQGWRSTYCSMEPAAFRGTAPINLTERLYQLLRWSGGSLEMFFSHSNALLAGRRMHPLQRVAYLNMSTYPIVTVFILAYNLFPVLWLFSDQLYIQRPFGTYIMYLVAVIAMVHVIGMFEVKWAGITVLDWFRNEQFYMIAATGVYPTAVLYLALKLVTGKGIYFRLTSKQTEACSNDKFADLYTVRWVPLLIPTVAVLVVNVAAVGAAIGKAATWGFFTEQAQHVVLGMMFNMCILVLLYPFALGIMGQWGKRPVILFVILVMATGAVGVLYFTLHAQYPAEVAAFVGEASLTGSSG; encoded by the exons ATGGCCGCGGCAGTCACTCGTAGAGCCAACGCTCTCCGCATCGACACCCCCGACGGCTACGCTGTGGCCGACGTAGAGAGTGGGCGCGGCGCCAGCGCAGCAGCGGACTCGCCGCCTGCCAAGCGCACCAAAGATGACGTGTGGGTGGCAGCCGACGAGGGAGAAATGCCGGGAAACGTCTCCGGCGACGGTGCCCGGCCACTGCTGTTCCGGACCATGAAGGTCAAGGCCAGTATCCTGCATCCTTACAG ATTCTTGATTCTCGTGCGACTGATCGCCGTCGTCGCCTTCTTCGggtggcgcgtgaagcacacaaACCACGACGGCGTGTGGCTCTGGACCACCTCCATGGTCGCGGACACCTGGTTCGCCCTCTCATGGATCCTCAACCAGCTCCCCAAGCTCAACCCCATCAAACGCGTCCCGGACATGGCCGCCCTCGCGCACCTGTACGGCTCCTCCGGCGACGCTAATCTCCCCGGCATCGACGTCTTTGTCACCACCGTCGACCCCGTCGATGAGCCCATCCTGTACACCGTAAACACCATCCTCTCCatcctcgccaccgactacccaGTCGACAGGTACGCCTGCTACCTCTCCGACGATGGCGGCACGCTGGTCCACTACGAGGCCATGGTCGAGGTTGCCAGTTTCGCCGAGCTGTGGGTACCGTTCTGCCGGAAGCACTGCGTCGAGCCAAGGTCCCCGGAGAACTACTTTGGGATGAAAACACAGCCATGCGTCGGCGGTAATGCCGGCGAATTCATGAGGGATCATAGGCGTGTGCGCAGAGAATATGAGGAGTTCAAGGTGAGGATAGACTCCCTTTCAAGCACCATCCGAAAACGTTCTGACGCGTATAACAAAGGCGACGGGCTACGTGCCACGTGGATGGCTGATGGGACACAATGGCCAGGCACATGGATTGAGCAAGCTGACAACCATCGAAGAGGCCAGCATGCTGGAATTGTTCAG GTCATACTAACACATCCAAGTTGTAAAACACAACTGGGTTCGCCGGCGAGCACTCGAAATCCATTTGACTTCAGCAACGTTGACACGAGGCTCCCCATGCTTGTGTACATTTCCCGGGAGAAGCGCCCCGGCTATAACCACCAAAAGAAGGCAGGCGCCATGAACGCGATGCTCCGCGTCTCCGCGTTGCTCTCCAACGCGCCCTTCATCATAAACTTCGACTGCGACCACTACATCAACAACTCGCAGGCTTTCCGTGTCCCGATGTGCTTCATGCTCGACCCTCGGGATGGCCAGAACACCGCCTTCGTCCAGTTCCCCCAGCGCTTCGACGATGTAGACCCGACAGATCGCTACGCCAACCACAACCGTGTCTTCTTCGACGGCACCATGCTCTGCCTCAATGGCATCCAAGGCCCCTCCTACCTCGGCACCGGAACCATGTTCCGTCGTGTCGCGCTCTACGGCATGGAGCCACCGCGTTATCGAGCGGAGAACATCAAGCTCCTAGGGATGGCAGGTAATAAGTTTGGCAACTCGATACCGTTGGTAAACTCGATGCCGGATGCGGCTGTCCAAGAGAGGTCCATCACGCCGGTGCTGGTCGACGAGCAGCTCAGCAACGACCTTGCTACTCTAATGACGTGCGCCTACGATGAAAGGAGTTCATGGGGGAGAGACGTCGGGTGGGTGTATGACATCGCGACGGAGGACGTGGCGACCGGTTTCCGCATGCACCGGCAAGGGTGGCGCTCCACATACTGCTCCATGGAGCCGGCCGCGTTCCGTGGCACCGCGCCGATCAACCTCACCGAGCGCCTCTACCAGTTGCTCCGGTGGTCAGGAGGATccctggagatgttcttctcccatAGCAACGCGCTCCTCGCCGGCCGCCGGATGCACCCTCTGCAGCGCGTCGCGTACCTCAACATGTCCACGTACCCGATCGTCACCGTGTTCATCCTGGCATACAACCTCTTCCCGGTCTTGTGGCTCTTCTCCGACCAGCTCTACATCCAGAGGCCGTTCGGCACTTACATCATGTACCTTGTCGCCGTCATAGCGATGGTGCACGTGATCGGAATGTTCGAGGTGAAATGGGCGGGGATCACGGTGCTCGACTGGTTCCGCAACGAGCAGTTCTACATGATCGCCGCCACCGGCGTGTACCCGACAGCGGTGCTGTACTTGGCGCTAAAGCTCGTGACCGGTAAggggatatacttcaggctcacgTCCAAGCAGACGGAGGCTTGCTCCAACGACAAGTTTGCCGACCTATACACCGTGAGGTGGGTGCCCCTGCTGATCCCGACCGTGGCGGTGCTCGTTGTGAACGTGGCGGCCGTCGGAGCGGCCATAGGCAAGGCCGCGACATGGGGGTTTTTCACGGAGCAGGCGCAACACGTGGTGCTCGGGATGATGTTCAACATGTGCATCCTCGTGCTCCTCTACCCGTTCGCGCTCGGGATCATGGGGCAGTGGGGGAAGAGACCCGTCATTCTTTTTGTCATTTTAGTCATGGCCACGGGCGCCGTCGGGGTCCTGTATTTCACACTCCACGCTCAGTACCCAGCAGAAGTTGCAGCGTTTGTTGGTGAAGCATCGCTTACCGGGTCATCTGGCTAG